In Rhizobium sp. ZPR4, a genomic segment contains:
- a CDS encoding DUF2218 domain-containing protein, giving the protein MATSVSNVRTEHASRYLQQLCKHWSHRFSVEFDAAAGKVPFSPENVLDLAAERGNLVMTLTVEKPEDLERMQNVVADHLKRFAFREELDVSWAARV; this is encoded by the coding sequence ATGGCGACATCCGTTTCCAACGTCAGAACCGAGCATGCCAGCCGCTATCTCCAGCAGCTCTGCAAGCACTGGAGCCATCGCTTCAGCGTGGAATTCGATGCGGCTGCGGGCAAAGTGCCGTTCAGCCCGGAAAACGTCCTCGACCTGGCAGCCGAACGCGGCAACCTCGTCATGACGCTGACGGTCGAGAAGCCCGAAGACCTCGAGCGCATGCAGAACGTCGTTGCCGACCACCTCAAGCGCTTCGCCTTCCGCGAGGAGCTCGACGTGAGCTGGGCGGCTCGAGTTTAA
- a CDS encoding glutathione S-transferase family protein: MLVNGKWTEEWQPVQAKDEKGGFVRQVSSFRNWVTPDGKPGPTGEGGFAAEAGRYHLYVALICPWASRTLIGRKLKRLEDVISVSVVEPMLSKQGWQFGEYPGATNDPINGAVYMHEIYTKADPAFTGRATVPVLWDKRTGTIVNNESSDILRMLNGGFGDLARNDIDLYPAGKREEIEAFNARIYPALNNGVYRTGFATTQIAYEEAFSEVFDCLDQIETELEGRDFLFADHPTESDIRLFVTLVRFDVAYHGLFKCNLRRLSDYANLQSFCRRMLDWPGVAETVNFDHIKRGYYSIASLNPSGIVPLGPALDELF, encoded by the coding sequence TTGCTGGTAAATGGAAAATGGACTGAGGAGTGGCAGCCGGTCCAGGCCAAGGATGAAAAGGGCGGTTTCGTTCGCCAGGTTTCAAGCTTCCGCAACTGGGTGACGCCGGACGGGAAGCCGGGGCCGACGGGCGAGGGCGGTTTCGCGGCGGAAGCCGGCCGCTATCATCTCTACGTCGCGCTGATCTGCCCCTGGGCATCGCGCACCCTGATCGGCCGGAAGCTGAAGCGCCTCGAGGATGTCATTTCCGTTTCCGTTGTCGAACCCATGCTCTCCAAGCAGGGCTGGCAGTTTGGCGAATATCCGGGCGCCACGAACGATCCGATAAACGGCGCCGTCTACATGCACGAGATCTATACGAAGGCCGATCCGGCCTTCACCGGCCGCGCCACGGTTCCGGTCCTTTGGGACAAGCGCACCGGCACGATCGTCAACAACGAGTCATCCGATATCCTGCGCATGCTGAATGGCGGCTTCGGTGATCTCGCCCGCAATGACATCGATCTTTATCCGGCCGGCAAGCGGGAAGAGATCGAAGCTTTCAATGCCCGGATCTACCCGGCCCTCAACAATGGCGTCTATCGCACCGGCTTCGCCACGACGCAGATTGCCTATGAAGAGGCCTTCAGCGAGGTGTTCGACTGCCTCGATCAGATCGAGACCGAGCTGGAGGGCAGAGACTTCCTTTTCGCCGATCATCCCACAGAAAGCGACATCAGGCTGTTCGTCACCCTTGTCCGTTTCGATGTCGCCTATCACGGCCTCTTCAAATGCAATCTGCGTCGGCTGTCCGACTATGCCAATCTCCAGTCCTTCTGCCGCCGAATGCTCGATTGGCCCGGTGTTGCCGAAACCGTGAACTTCGATCATATCAAGCGCGGTTACTACTCGATCGCATCTCTCAATCCGAGCGGGATCGTGCCACTCGGGCCGGCGTTGGACGAGCTGTTCTGA
- a CDS encoding pyridoxal-dependent decarboxylase, with protein sequence MNWEEFRQWSEKAAHWGADYRASLRDRPVRAKMAPGEISAHIADSPPVTGEAMEDIFRDFEDILVPGMTHWQHPRFFAYFPANAAPVSVVAEYLVSAIAAQCMLWQTSPSATELETKVVDWLRQALGLPETFTGVIQDSASTATLAAVLVMRERALNWQGNRSGLAGNKAVRIYSTDQVHTSIDRAIWIAGVGEENLVRIPSGGPNKAMDPKALAAAIERDLAAGLLPAGVIACVGGTSVGACDDIAAVVEVAHAHGLYVHVDAAWAGSAMICPEFRTLWHGVEQADSIVFNPHKWLGAQFDCSVQFVREPETLVRTLAIQPEYLRTHGHDGIINYSEWSVPLGRRFRALKLWFLLRYHGLEGLRTMIRNHVSWSQNLARRLAAEPDFEIVTEPFLSLFSFDHKAPEGVNQESHTQRLLNAINNDGRIYLTQTRVSGRLVIRFQAGQFEATADDIDTAFDVIVEIARSLSPA encoded by the coding sequence ATGAATTGGGAAGAGTTCCGGCAGTGGTCGGAGAAGGCGGCGCATTGGGGCGCGGATTATCGCGCGTCGCTTCGTGACAGGCCGGTCCGGGCGAAGATGGCGCCGGGTGAGATATCAGCACATATCGCCGATTCCCCGCCGGTAACAGGCGAAGCGATGGAGGATATCTTCAGGGATTTTGAGGATATCCTCGTTCCCGGCATGACGCACTGGCAACATCCGCGCTTCTTTGCCTATTTCCCCGCCAATGCCGCCCCGGTCTCGGTCGTGGCCGAATATCTGGTCAGCGCCATCGCTGCGCAATGCATGCTCTGGCAGACTTCGCCCTCCGCCACCGAGCTTGAAACGAAGGTCGTCGACTGGCTGCGCCAGGCACTCGGCCTGCCGGAAACCTTCACCGGCGTCATTCAGGATTCCGCGTCGACCGCGACTCTCGCCGCCGTTCTTGTCATGCGCGAGAGAGCGCTGAACTGGCAGGGCAACAGGAGCGGGCTCGCCGGCAACAAGGCGGTGCGCATCTACTCCACCGATCAGGTTCACACGTCGATCGACCGCGCCATCTGGATTGCCGGCGTCGGCGAAGAAAATCTGGTGCGCATACCCTCTGGCGGTCCCAACAAAGCCATGGATCCGAAGGCTCTAGCCGCGGCGATCGAGCGCGATCTTGCTGCCGGGCTGCTGCCGGCCGGCGTCATTGCCTGCGTCGGCGGTACCAGCGTCGGCGCCTGCGACGATATCGCCGCCGTCGTCGAAGTGGCGCATGCGCACGGGCTCTATGTGCATGTCGATGCCGCTTGGGCGGGTTCGGCAATGATTTGCCCCGAATTCCGCACCCTGTGGCACGGCGTCGAGCAGGCCGATTCCATTGTCTTCAACCCCCATAAGTGGCTTGGCGCGCAATTCGATTGTTCCGTCCAGTTCGTGCGCGAGCCGGAGACGCTGGTCCGCACGCTGGCGATACAGCCGGAATATCTGCGCACCCACGGCCATGACGGCATCATCAACTATTCGGAATGGTCGGTGCCGCTCGGCCGTCGCTTCCGCGCGCTGAAACTCTGGTTCCTGCTGCGCTATCACGGCCTGGAAGGTTTGCGCACGATGATCCGCAACCATGTTTCCTGGTCACAGAATCTGGCCAGGCGTCTTGCGGCGGAGCCGGATTTTGAAATCGTCACCGAGCCGTTCCTGTCGCTGTTTTCCTTCGATCACAAGGCGCCCGAGGGCGTCAATCAGGAAAGCCACACGCAGCGCCTGTTGAACGCAATCAACAATGACGGGCGCATCTACCTGACGCAGACCCGCGTTTCCGGTCGGCTGGTCATTCGCTTTCAGGCCGGCCAGTTCGAGGCAACAGCTGACGATATCGATACGGCTTTCGACGTCATCGTCGAAATCGCGAGATCATTATCCCCGGCTTAG
- a CDS encoding fumarylacetoacetate hydrolase family protein: MKLLRVGEVGKEKPALLDSDGKIRDLSAHVADIGGEAISPAGLAKIAALDPKSLPELAEGRLGACVAGTGKFICIGLNFSDHAAETGATVPPEPIIFMKASSAIVGPNDNVLIPRGSEKTDWEVELGVVIGKTAKYVSEADALDYVAGYCVSHDVSERAFQTERSGQWTKGKSCDTFGPIGPWLVTKDEIADPQNLGMWLKVNGKMMQNGSTKTMVYGVAYLVSYLSQFMSLHPGDVISTGTPPGVGMGMKPPQYLKPGDVVELGMEGLGTQKQTFLADA; this comes from the coding sequence ATGAAACTGTTGCGTGTTGGCGAAGTCGGCAAGGAAAAGCCGGCGCTTTTGGATAGCGACGGCAAGATCCGCGATCTCTCCGCCCACGTTGCCGATATCGGCGGCGAAGCCATTTCGCCCGCGGGTCTGGCAAAGATCGCAGCACTCGATCCGAAGAGCCTGCCCGAGCTGGCGGAAGGCCGCCTCGGCGCCTGCGTTGCCGGCACGGGCAAATTCATCTGCATCGGCCTGAATTTCTCCGACCACGCCGCTGAAACCGGCGCGACCGTACCGCCGGAGCCGATCATCTTCATGAAGGCAAGCTCGGCCATCGTTGGCCCGAACGACAATGTGCTGATCCCGCGCGGCTCTGAAAAGACCGATTGGGAAGTCGAACTCGGCGTCGTCATCGGCAAGACGGCGAAATATGTCAGCGAAGCAGACGCTCTCGACTATGTGGCGGGTTACTGCGTCTCCCACGATGTCTCCGAACGCGCCTTCCAGACCGAACGTTCGGGACAGTGGACCAAGGGCAAGTCCTGCGACACCTTCGGCCCGATCGGCCCCTGGCTCGTCACCAAGGACGAGATCGCCGATCCGCAGAACCTCGGCATGTGGCTCAAGGTCAACGGCAAGATGATGCAGAACGGCTCGACCAAGACCATGGTCTATGGCGTCGCTTATCTCGTCTCCTATCTCAGCCAGTTCATGTCGCTGCATCCGGGTGACGTTATCTCCACCGGCACGCCTCCGGGTGTCGGCATGGGCATGAAGCCGCCGCAGTACCTGAAGCCGGGCGATGTCGTCGAGCTCGGCATGGAAGGCCTGGGCACCCAGAAGCAGACCTTCTTGGCTGACGCGTAA
- the phaZ gene encoding polyhydroxyalkanoate depolymerase: MFYQFYELNHAALAPFRAAADMMRLAYANPLNPLSHTVFGRTLTASLEVFERTTRRYGKPEFGLHQTQIEGKTVSVHEKIVWKKPFCNLIHFERSLPAGHGADPCILIVAPMSGHYATLLRGTVEALLPGADVYITDWIDARMVPMTEGTFDLEDYIDYVIEMLHHLGPDTHVVAVCQPSVPVLAAAAVMEAAGDRLAPSSMTLMGGPIDTRINPTAVNQLAKDKPLEWFADNVVMNVPWPQPGFMRPVYPGFLQLSGFMSMNLDRHMIAHKDFFVHLVKNDGEPAEKHRDFYDEYLAVMDLTAEFYLQTVDQVFIKHALPKGELMHRGERVDPSAIRNIALLTVEGENDDISGVGQTHAAQTICTNIPDHMRMHYLQPDVGHYGVFNGSRFRREIAPRILAFTREHARTGRSVVKRVIKGGKSA, from the coding sequence ATGTTTTATCAGTTTTACGAACTTAATCATGCCGCTCTCGCCCCCTTTCGCGCTGCGGCAGACATGATGCGCCTGGCCTATGCCAATCCGCTTAATCCCCTCTCGCATACCGTGTTTGGCCGTACCTTGACGGCAAGTCTCGAAGTTTTCGAGCGCACGACCAGACGCTATGGCAAGCCGGAATTCGGCCTTCATCAGACGCAGATCGAGGGCAAGACGGTCTCGGTGCATGAAAAGATCGTCTGGAAGAAGCCCTTCTGCAATCTCATCCATTTCGAGCGCAGCCTGCCCGCCGGCCATGGCGCCGATCCGTGTATCCTCATCGTCGCGCCGATGTCGGGTCACTATGCGACGCTGCTGCGCGGCACGGTGGAAGCCCTGCTGCCGGGCGCCGACGTCTACATCACCGACTGGATCGATGCCCGCATGGTGCCGATGACCGAGGGTACCTTCGATCTGGAAGATTATATCGATTACGTCATCGAGATGCTGCATCATCTCGGCCCGGATACGCATGTTGTTGCCGTCTGTCAGCCCTCGGTGCCGGTTCTGGCCGCAGCTGCCGTGATGGAAGCGGCGGGGGATCGCCTGGCGCCCTCGTCGATGACGCTGATGGGCGGTCCGATCGACACCCGCATCAATCCGACGGCAGTCAACCAGCTTGCCAAGGACAAGCCGCTGGAATGGTTTGCCGACAATGTCGTCATGAACGTGCCTTGGCCGCAGCCGGGCTTCATGCGTCCGGTCTATCCCGGCTTCCTGCAGCTTTCCGGCTTCATGTCGATGAACCTCGATCGCCACATGATCGCTCACAAGGATTTCTTCGTGCATCTCGTCAAGAATGACGGCGAGCCGGCCGAAAAGCACCGTGATTTCTACGACGAATATCTGGCCGTCATGGATCTGACGGCGGAATTCTATCTGCAGACCGTCGACCAGGTCTTCATCAAGCATGCCTTGCCCAAGGGCGAGCTCATGCATCGCGGTGAGCGCGTTGATCCCTCGGCCATCCGCAACATCGCGCTTTTGACCGTCGAAGGTGAGAACGACGATATCTCCGGGGTCGGCCAGACGCATGCGGCGCAGACCATTTGCACCAATATTCCCGACCATATGCGCATGCACTATCTGCAGCCGGATGTCGGCCATTACGGCGTCTTCAACGGCTCGCGCTTCCGCCGCGAGATCGCGCCGCGCATCCTGGCCTTCACGCGCGAACATGCCCGTACCGGTCGCTCTGTCGTCAAGCGGGTCATCAAGGGCGGCAAGTCCGCGTAA
- a CDS encoding DUF2852 domain-containing protein, which produces MNQSALLRPDWTPATIALMVLGFVVFWPLGFAMLAYILFGERLRDFKRDVNERTDGMFAGCGRHRNRHRHSYSSTGNVAFDDWRRAELERLEQERRKLDEMRAEFDAYARELRRAKDQEEFDRFMRERNSVKRNDNGGSPTEFQTP; this is translated from the coding sequence ATGAACCAATCTGCATTGCTTCGCCCGGATTGGACTCCGGCTACTATTGCCCTCATGGTGCTTGGCTTCGTGGTCTTCTGGCCGCTCGGCTTTGCCATGCTCGCCTATATTCTCTTCGGAGAACGTCTGCGGGATTTCAAACGGGATGTAAACGAAAGGACCGACGGCATGTTTGCTGGCTGCGGACGCCATCGCAATCGTCATCGCCATTCCTATTCCTCCACCGGCAATGTCGCCTTCGACGACTGGCGCCGGGCAGAGCTTGAGCGCCTTGAGCAGGAACGCCGCAAGCTGGACGAAATGCGCGCCGAGTTCGACGCCTATGCCCGCGAGCTTCGCCGTGCCAAGGATCAAGAAGAGTTCGACCGCTTCATGCGCGAGCGCAACAGCGTCAAGCGCAATGACAATGGCGGCTCGCCGACCGAATTCCAGACTCCGTGA
- a CDS encoding SprT family zinc-dependent metalloprotease, producing MFPLLSRSRKPQAKLAAPETRTLDVAGRLMPLTIRQHERATRITLRIEPGGRSLKMTIPRGLAAREVNAFLDRHQGWLLTKLAKFTADNSLRGGSEILLRGVRHRIEHTGTLRGLTEAIVIEGLPVLRVSGMPEHAGRRIATFLKKEARADLEKLVAVHAKSIRATVTSITMKDTRSRWGSCSSQGNLSFSWRIVMAPPLVIDYLAAHEVAHLREMNHGPRFWALCRKLCPDMDEAKAWLKRHGSQLHAIDFD from the coding sequence ATGTTTCCGCTGCTCTCCAGATCCCGCAAACCGCAGGCCAAGTTGGCCGCGCCGGAAACGCGCACCCTCGATGTCGCCGGCCGGCTGATGCCGCTGACGATCCGCCAGCACGAGCGCGCGACCCGTATTACGCTCAGGATCGAGCCCGGCGGACGATCGCTGAAGATGACCATTCCGCGCGGCCTTGCCGCCCGCGAGGTCAATGCCTTTCTCGACCGGCACCAGGGCTGGCTTCTGACCAAGCTCGCGAAATTCACGGCCGACAACAGCCTGCGCGGCGGCAGCGAAATTCTCCTGCGCGGCGTGCGGCACCGCATCGAGCATACCGGCACCCTGCGCGGCCTTACCGAAGCGATTGTGATCGAAGGCCTGCCGGTGCTACGCGTGAGCGGTATGCCGGAGCATGCCGGTCGCCGCATCGCGACCTTCCTCAAGAAGGAGGCCCGCGCCGATCTGGAAAAACTCGTGGCGGTGCATGCCAAGTCCATCCGCGCCACTGTGACTTCCATCACCATGAAGGATACCCGCAGCCGCTGGGGCTCCTGTTCCTCGCAAGGGAACTTGAGTTTTTCCTGGCGCATCGTCATGGCGCCGCCACTGGTCATCGACTACCTCGCCGCCCACGAAGTCGCGCATTTGCGCGAAATGAACCACGGCCCGCGCTTCTGGGCGCTCTGTCGCAAGCTCTGCCCCGACATGGACGAGGCCAAGGCCTGGCTGAAGCGCCACGGCAGCCAACTGCATGCGATCGACTTCGATTGA
- a CDS encoding helix-turn-helix domain-containing protein yields MKNLSNQPCLIARSLALVGDAWSMLIMRDAHAGLTRFDDFRKSLGIAPTMLTARLAALTEDGLLEKRRYSERPPRDEYVLTEAGRDFLPVLFAIGAWGRKHRNADGVTRFFDAETGTEIDAVTIDRATGALIGTRPIRIVAPE; encoded by the coding sequence ATGAAGAATCTTTCAAACCAGCCGTGCCTGATCGCCCGTAGCCTCGCATTGGTGGGCGATGCGTGGAGCATGCTGATCATGCGGGACGCCCACGCGGGGCTCACTCGCTTCGACGATTTTCGCAAGAGTCTTGGCATCGCGCCGACGATGCTGACGGCACGGCTGGCTGCGCTTACGGAAGATGGCTTGCTGGAGAAGCGACGCTACTCGGAGCGGCCTCCGCGCGATGAATACGTGCTGACGGAAGCTGGCCGGGACTTCCTGCCCGTGTTGTTCGCGATCGGTGCGTGGGGGCGAAAGCACCGCAACGCGGACGGTGTAACCCGTTTCTTTGACGCCGAAACTGGAACCGAGATCGATGCCGTCACAATCGACCGCGCGACCGGTGCTCTCATCGGAACACGTCCGATCCGCATCGTCGCACCGGAATGA
- a CDS encoding oxidoreductase — protein sequence MSKTERGVALVTGASSGIGLATAQALRRDGYRVFGTSRKPMVAAPDGVTMLVCDVTDEKSVQTAVDDILVQAGRIDLLVNNAGIGLLGGAEESSPLQAKALFDVNVFGVLRMTNAILPVMRRQRKGRIINMSSILGLIPAPFNALYASTKHAIEGYSESLDHEVRTQGIRVVLIEPGVTRTSFEENITRPDRPLPPYDAARADAEKLMREIVETGDAPEVVADIVVKAANAVSPKRRYTAGKAARQVRFLRRFLPESFVDKSLRKFSRLPA from the coding sequence ATGAGCAAGACAGAACGCGGCGTCGCCCTGGTCACGGGCGCCTCTTCCGGTATTGGGCTGGCGACTGCGCAGGCGTTGCGGCGCGATGGATATAGGGTGTTTGGAACCAGCCGGAAGCCGATGGTTGCCGCACCGGACGGCGTGACGATGCTAGTCTGCGACGTCACCGACGAAAAATCCGTGCAGACGGCGGTCGATGACATACTGGTCCAGGCTGGACGGATCGATCTGCTCGTCAACAATGCAGGGATTGGATTGCTTGGCGGCGCGGAGGAGTCCTCCCCATTGCAGGCAAAGGCTCTCTTCGATGTGAATGTCTTTGGAGTCCTGCGTATGACGAATGCAATCCTGCCTGTGATGAGACGGCAGCGGAAGGGCAGAATTATCAATATGAGCTCCATTCTCGGGCTGATTCCCGCTCCCTTCAATGCCCTCTACGCATCGACCAAGCATGCGATTGAAGGCTATTCCGAATCCCTTGACCACGAAGTCCGCACGCAGGGCATCCGCGTCGTTCTCATTGAACCGGGTGTCACCCGTACGTCCTTCGAAGAGAATATCACGCGGCCGGATCGACCGCTCCCGCCGTACGACGCAGCGCGCGCCGATGCCGAGAAGCTGATGCGTGAGATTGTCGAGACGGGGGACGCGCCGGAGGTGGTGGCCGACATAGTGGTCAAAGCCGCCAACGCTGTTTCGCCCAAGAGGCGCTATACTGCAGGCAAGGCGGCAAGACAGGTTCGCTTCCTGCGCCGGTTCCTGCCGGAGTCATTCGTCGACAAGAGCCTCCGCAAATTCAGCAGGCTTCCCGCTTGA
- a CDS encoding NADP-dependent oxidoreductase, with translation MKAFLIDRYAKGGTLQLGEVPEPELREHDVLVQIHATSVNPLDAKIRDGEFKLILPYRLPLILGNDVAGVVVRVGSKVRRFKPGDEVYARPAQDRIGTFAEFIAMNEADVAMKPKNLTMEEAASLPLVALTAWQALVERAKLKKGQKVLIHAGSGGVGAIAIQLAKHMGAYVATTTSTANINLVRSLGADVVVDYKKDDFENTLKGYDVVLNSLGKETLEKSLRVLKPGGKLISISGPPDAAFARQNGSGWLFQQLMALLSSGIRRKSKRHGVSYSFLFMTANGGQLGEITSLIEAGAIRAVVDRVFPFQNTNEALAYVETGRAKGKVVIAVK, from the coding sequence ATGAAGGCATTCCTGATCGATCGCTATGCAAAAGGCGGTACTCTACAACTTGGCGAAGTACCCGAGCCGGAATTGCGTGAACATGATGTCCTGGTCCAGATTCATGCCACAAGCGTGAATCCGCTGGACGCCAAGATCAGAGACGGTGAGTTCAAGCTTATCCTGCCATATCGCCTCCCGCTCATTCTCGGCAACGATGTAGCCGGCGTCGTGGTCCGGGTCGGGTCCAAGGTTCGTCGCTTCAAGCCAGGTGACGAAGTCTATGCACGTCCGGCGCAGGATCGTATCGGAACCTTCGCGGAGTTCATTGCAATGAACGAGGCCGACGTGGCGATGAAGCCTAAGAATCTGACGATGGAAGAGGCGGCGTCACTGCCGCTGGTCGCGTTGACTGCCTGGCAGGCGCTTGTCGAACGAGCGAAATTGAAGAAGGGACAGAAGGTTCTTATCCACGCCGGCTCCGGCGGTGTCGGTGCAATTGCCATCCAGCTCGCCAAGCATATGGGGGCATACGTGGCGACGACGACGAGCACAGCCAATATCAATCTCGTCAGAAGTCTCGGAGCCGATGTCGTCGTAGACTACAAGAAGGACGACTTCGAAAACACCCTAAAGGGATATGATGTCGTGCTGAACAGTCTAGGCAAGGAAACGCTGGAGAAATCGCTTCGCGTCCTGAAGCCGGGTGGGAAGCTCATCTCGATCTCCGGTCCGCCGGATGCTGCATTTGCCAGGCAGAACGGTTCGGGATGGTTGTTTCAGCAGCTCATGGCCCTGCTGAGCTCCGGTATCCGGAGAAAGTCAAAACGCCACGGCGTCAGCTATTCGTTCCTCTTCATGACCGCGAACGGCGGACAACTCGGCGAGATCACCTCGTTGATAGAGGCAGGAGCCATAAGAGCGGTCGTTGATCGGGTCTTCCCGTTCCAGAACACGAATGAGGCGCTGGCTTATGTCGAGACCGGCCGCGCCAAGGGCAAGGTCGTGATTGCCGTGAAGTAA
- a CDS encoding phosphoribosylanthranilate isomerase codes for MNPDVKICGLKTPEAVDRALERGATHIGFIFFEKSPRYIEPDLAGELAERARGKAKIVAVTVNPTNDDLDEIMSLVKPDMLQLHGNESPERVLTIKAVYNVPVMKAMSVREADDLKRVESYIGIADRFLFDAKPPAGSVLPGGNGVSFDWSLMSWLDDSVDYMLSGGVNKDNVAEALASTKASGIDLSSALESAPGVKDLGKIDQFFDAFADACLPEPAAGSRK; via the coding sequence ATGAACCCCGATGTCAAAATTTGTGGTCTGAAGACGCCGGAAGCGGTGGATCGTGCTCTTGAGCGCGGCGCCACCCATATCGGCTTTATCTTCTTTGAAAAAAGCCCGCGCTATATCGAGCCGGATCTCGCCGGCGAACTCGCCGAGCGCGCCCGCGGCAAGGCGAAGATCGTTGCCGTCACGGTCAATCCCACCAATGACGATCTCGATGAGATCATGTCGCTGGTGAAGCCGGATATGCTGCAGCTCCATGGCAACGAAAGCCCGGAGCGTGTGCTCACCATCAAAGCGGTCTATAATGTCCCCGTCATGAAGGCCATGTCGGTGCGCGAGGCCGATGACCTGAAGCGGGTGGAATCCTATATCGGCATTGCCGACCGCTTCCTCTTCGATGCCAAGCCGCCCGCCGGTTCTGTGCTGCCGGGCGGAAACGGCGTATCCTTCGATTGGAGCCTGATGAGCTGGCTCGACGATAGCGTGGATTACATGCTGTCGGGCGGCGTCAACAAGGACAATGTCGCCGAGGCGCTGGCTTCCACCAAGGCCAGCGGTATCGATCTTTCCTCCGCGCTTGAAAGTGCACCCGGTGTGAAGGATCTCGGCAAGATCGACCAGTTTTTCGACGCTTTTGCAGATGCATGTCTGCCGGAACCGGCAGCAGGGAGTAGAAAGTGA
- the trpB gene encoding tryptophan synthase subunit beta gives MNQTPKPNSFRSGPDEDGRFGIYGGRFVAETLMPLILDLQEEWAKAKDDPAFQAELKSLGTHYIGRPSPLYFAERLTAELGGAKIYFKREELNHTGSHKINNCIGQILLAKRMGKTRIIAETGAGQHGVASATVAARFGLPCVVYMGATDVERQAPNVFRMKLLGAEVIPVTAGSGTLKDAMNEALRDWVTNVDDTYYLIGTAAGPHPYPEMVRDFQAVIGTEARAQILEAEGRLPDLVVAAVGGGSNAIGIFHPFLDDEGVKIVGVEAGGKGLQGDEHCASITAGSPGVLHGNRTYLLQDGDGQIKEGHSISAGLDYPGIGPEHSWLNDIGRAEYVPIMDHEALEAFQTLTRLEGIIPALEPSHALAEVIKRAPKMGKDEIILMNLSGRGDKDIFTVGKILGM, from the coding sequence GTGAACCAGACGCCTAAACCCAATTCCTTCCGCTCCGGCCCCGATGAGGACGGCCGTTTCGGCATTTACGGCGGTCGTTTCGTTGCCGAAACGCTCATGCCGCTGATCCTGGACCTGCAGGAGGAATGGGCGAAGGCGAAGGACGATCCGGCCTTCCAGGCGGAGCTGAAGTCTCTCGGCACGCATTATATCGGCCGCCCAAGCCCGCTTTATTTCGCCGAGCGCCTCACGGCCGAGCTTGGCGGCGCGAAGATCTATTTCAAGCGCGAAGAGCTGAACCACACCGGCTCGCACAAAATCAACAATTGCATTGGCCAGATCCTGCTCGCCAAGCGCATGGGCAAGACCCGCATCATCGCTGAAACCGGTGCCGGCCAGCATGGCGTCGCCTCTGCGACCGTCGCCGCCCGCTTCGGCCTTCCCTGCGTCGTCTACATGGGTGCGACCGATGTCGAGCGCCAGGCGCCGAACGTCTTCCGCATGAAGCTGCTGGGCGCAGAGGTCATCCCGGTGACGGCCGGCAGCGGCACGCTGAAGGATGCCATGAACGAAGCGCTGCGCGACTGGGTTACCAATGTCGACGACACCTATTACCTGATCGGCACGGCTGCCGGTCCGCATCCCTATCCGGAAATGGTCCGCGATTTTCAGGCCGTGATCGGCACCGAAGCCCGCGCGCAGATCCTGGAGGCCGAAGGCCGCCTGCCGGATCTCGTCGTTGCGGCCGTCGGCGGCGGCTCGAACGCCATTGGCATCTTCCATCCCTTCCTCGATGACGAGGGCGTCAAGATCGTCGGCGTCGAAGCTGGCGGCAAGGGTCTGCAAGGTGACGAGCATTGCGCCTCCATCACTGCCGGTTCGCCCGGCGTGCTGCATGGCAATCGCACCTACCTGCTGCAGGACGGCGACGGCCAGATCAAGGAAGGTCATTCCATTTCGGCCGGCCTCGACTATCCCGGCATCGGTCCGGAACATTCCTGGCTGAACGATATCGGCCGCGCCGAATATGTTCCGATCATGGACCACGAGGCTCTGGAAGCCTTCCAGACGTTGACGCGCCTCGAAGGCATCATTCCGGCGCTCGAGCCGAGCCATGCGCTCGCCGAGGTGATCAAGCGCGCCCCGAAGATGGGCAAGGACGAGATCATCCTGATGAACCTCTCCGGCCGTGGTGACAAGGACATCTTCACCGTCGGCAAGATTCTGGGAATGTGA